In the genome of Coregonus clupeaformis isolate EN_2021a chromosome 11, ASM2061545v1, whole genome shotgun sequence, one region contains:
- the LOC121577315 gene encoding sphingosine 1-phosphate receptor 4 produces the protein MDALSSLSSSTSCPYLYLWITNNSSRSSISSNVILEHYNHTGRLQHRGPRQGGLSLGASLSLFISILIILENLLVLVAVLSRIRQSHRWVYVCIANITLSDLLAGAAYVVNICMSGSQTFRLSPALWLFREGVMFVALAASIFSLLLIAVERYTTMMKPLHQKSAKKTCRIYGLVALCWILAFAIGFLPLLGWNCVCNLESCSTLLPLYSKQYILFSLFIFSLILLAIGVLYGAIYCHVRSSAEVGSQRSRKRSLGLLKTVISIVGVFIMCWGPLFALLLLDFFCVSRQCAPLFSADWVIALAVLNSALNPVIYALGSTELRKAIAGLLCCCCLRAGLCHPDAFVSKETSSTGSTRHNSLKNSFNKVRSLSISPPPAPKAPKKSRRLSSTTSCLSVSSG, from the coding sequence ATGGATGCCCtgtcctccctcagctcctcaaCCTCCTGCCCCTACCTGTACCTCTGGATCACCAACaacagcagtagaagcagtattAGCAGCAATGTGATCCTGGAGCACTACAACCACACAGGGCGTCTGCAGCACCGCGGGCCCCGCCAAGGTGGCCTGAGCTTGGGCGCgtccctctccctcttcatcaGCATCCTCATCATCCTGGAGAACCTGCTGGTCCTGGTGGCCGTGCTCTctaggatccgccagagccaccGTTGGGTCTACGTGTGCATTGCCAACATCACCCTGAGCGACCTGCTGGCCGGGGCGGCCTACGTGGTCAACATCTGCATGTCTGGCAGCCAGACGTTCAGACTGAGCCCAGCTCTGTGGCTGTTCAGGGAAGGGGTGATGTTCGTGGCCCTGGCTGCCTCTATCTTCAGCCTGCTGCTGATAGCTGTGGAGCGCTACACCACTATGATGAAGCCGCTGCACCAGAAGTCAGCCAAGAAGACGTGTCGTATCTATGGCCTGGTGGCGCTGTGCTGGATCCTGGCCTTCGCCATCGGCTTCCTCCCCCTGCTGGGCTGGAACTGCGTGTGCAACCTGGAGAGCTGCTCCACCTTGTTGCCACTCTACTCCAAGCAATACATCCTCTTCTCCCTGTTCATCTTCTCCCTCATCCTGCTGGCCATCGGCGTGCTCTATGGCGCCATCTACTGCCACGTGCGCAGCAGTGCCGAGGTGGGATCCCAGCGCAGCCGCAAGCGATCCCTGGGGCTCCTGAAGACGGTCATCTCCATCGTGGGTGTGTTCATCATGTGCTGGGGCCCTCTGTTCGCCCTGCTGCTGCTGGACTTTTTCTGTGTGTCGCGGCAGTGCGCGCCGCTATTCAGTGCCGACTGGGTCATCGCTCTGGCCGTGCTCAACTCTGCTCTGAACCCGGTCATCTACGCCCTGGGCAGCACAGAGCTGAGGAAGGCCATCGCAGggctgctgtgctgctgctgcctcaGGGCAGGCCTCTGTCACCCTGATGCCTTCGTGTCCAAGGAGACCAGCAGCACGGGGAGCACCAGGCACAACAGCCTGAAGAACAGTTTCAATAAGGTCAGGAGTCTCAGTATCAGCCCCCCGCCTGCACCCAAGGCCCCCAAGAAGAGCCGCCGCCTCAGCTCCACCACCAGCTGCCTGTCTGTGTCGAGCGGTTAG